The Metallibacterium scheffleri region GAGCTGATGGCCGCGCAAGCGCGGAAAGTGGACGCACTCAAGACCCATAAAAAAGGGCTGATGCAGCAGCTTTTCCCCAGAGTAGCTGGAGCTTCCAGCGCCAAAGCGTCTGAACCAAGGGAGCAAGATGCTCCCGCCACAATCGAAACCCAACCCCGCCTCCGCTTCCCCGAATTCCAAAACGCCGGGGAGTGGGATAAGACGACAATTGGTGACTTGAAGCCATTTGTCACCAGCGGCTCGCGAGGATGGGCCCCGTTCTACGCTGAGCAAGGTGAGTTGTTTGTCCGCATTACGAATCTCTGGCGGGACTCCATTTATTTAGACCTTGCGGGTTCGAAGTTTGTCCAGCTTCCACCGGGAGCGAATGAGGGGGTTCGGACGCAACTCAGGGAACATGACGTGCTGATTTCCATCACTGCGGACATCGGAATCATCGGCTACGTGGACGAAAGCGTCCCTTCACCGGCCTACATCAACCAACACATCGCACTTGTGCGCTTCGACTCGGGGCAATTGTTTGGGAAATACGTCGCCTACTTCCTCGCCTCGGAAAAATCGCAGCGTCTTTTCCGCGCATCAACTGACACAGGAACGAAAGCGGGAATGAGCCTAATCGGAATCCAAAAAATCGAACTCATGTTTCCGGGTTTGCCCGAACAACAACGCATCGCCTCGTGCCTGAGCAGCCTCGACGCCCTGATCACCGCCGAAACCCAAAAACTCGAAGCCCTCAAGACCCACAAGAAAGGCCTGATGCAGCAGCTTTTCCCATCCCCGGAGGCGGTTGAAGCATGAGCTGGCGGGGGGCATGGGCAGTTGTCAAGGAATCCTTGACGGTTCAAATTGAGGGTATCGCGAATGGAAAAGCCGGGAGTGCAACACCATGACTGACGGCAATGCATCGCAGTTTGTGATCTACCAAAGCGAAGATGGACGTACCAAGCTCGATGTGCGTTTTGTGGATGAAACCGTCTGGCTGACCCAGCAGCAGTTGGCCGAGTTGTTTCAGACTTCGCGCACGAATGTGGTGGAACACATTCAGCACATCTACGAGGAAGGCGAGTTGGAGGCGGACGCAACCTGTCGGGAATTCCGACAAGTTCGCACAGAGGGCACGCGAGAGGTCGCGCGCAACTTGGTTTTTTATAACCTCGACATGACGCTGTCGGTGGGTTACCGCGTTAAAAGTGCGGTGGCAACACGCTTTCGTATCTGGGCAACCCAACAATTACGCGAGTACATCGTCAAAGGATTTGTGCTCGACGACGAGCGCCTGAAAAACCCGGATCAACCTTTTGACTATTTTGAAGAGCTCACGCGGCGCATTCAGGACATTCGCACCAGTGAGCGGCGCTTTTATCAAAAAATCACCGACATCTACGCCACCAGCGTTGACTATGACCCGACGCAGGCAGAAAGCATTTCGTTTTTCCAGACCGTACAAAACAAGATGCACTGGGCCATTACGGGGCAAACGGCGGCAGAGATCATTCACACCCGTGCCGATAAAAATCAGCCCAATATGGGGCTGACCAGTTGGCGTGGTGGCAAGGTGCGCAAGGCCGATGTGTGCATTGCCAAGAATTACCTCAATGCCGATGAACTCGCTGCACTGAATAATCTGGTGGAGCAATATCTGGTGTTTGCTGAAGGGCAGGCCATGCGCCGCGTGCCCATGACGATGAACGACTGGATTGCCAAGCTGCACGGTTTTTTGACGATCAACGACCGCGACATCCTCAACCACGCCGGAAAAATCTCTCACGAGGTGGCCAAGGCTTTCGCCGAATCGGAGTATGAAAACTTCAATAAGGATCAAATAGCCAAGGCCGATCAATTGGAAAGCGATTTTGACCAGGCGATGAAGCGGCTGCCAAAACCCAAACCAGCGAAACAAAAAACATGACCGAACAAAACCAAAAACAACTGGGCAACACCCTCTGGGGCATCGCCGACCAACTGCGCGGGGCGATGGATGCGGACGACTTTCGCGATTACATGTTGTCCTTCCTCTTTTTGCGCTATCTCTCCGACAACTACGAGACGGCGGCGAAGAAGGAGCTGGGGCGGGATTACCCCGATGTGGGCGGCGACCCCCGCAAGGTGCCGCTGGCGCTCTGGTATGAGAACAACGTGGACGACATTCCGGACTTCGAGAAGCAGATGCGGCGCAAGGTGCATTACGTGTCAAGACCCGTCTGGTTCTTTAATTGCCTGACGAAGATTTCGGGATGATTCTTGCGCCACAGGTCCATGGCTTGTCGAGGCGTGCGGTGACCCAGCGCGCGTTGCGGGAGGTGGTCGTTGTAGAGCTTGGCGTAGCGTTCGAGCGTGGTCTGCAAATCCTCGCGCGAGCGGAAGTGCGTGGTCGCCAGGATGTCGCTGATGCGCCCATTGAAGCGCTCGACCATGCCGTTGGTTTGCGGGTGACGCGGCTTGGTGAGCCGGTGCTCGATGCCGAGCAGGGCGCACTCACGATCGAAGGCGTGCTCGCCCGTGGGTTTCTTGCTCTTGGCGGTGAAGCGGTCGGTGAACTGGCTGCCGTTGTCGGTCAGCAGCTTGACGATCTTCATCGGTGCGGTCGCGTACAGGCGGCGCAGGAAGTCGCTGCTGCTGGCCTCGCTCTGGTCGGCGTAGATGCGCAGGAAAACCCAGCGGGTGGCGCGGTCGATGGCGACGAACAGGTAGCGCCGGGCGCTCTCGTCGGCCATCTGTGGCAGGTACTTGATGTCCATGTGCACGAAGCCCGGCGCGTAATCCTTGAAGGTCTTGCGCACGATCGGCGCGTCCTTGTCCTCCACCGGGCGCCGGTTCAAGCCGTGGCGCGTCAGGCAGCGCATCAGGCCGGAGCGCGACACCGCCGGGTTGAGGAATTCACGCACCACCACCAGCAGGTCGTCCAGCGGCAACCACAGGGTGCGACGGATCTCCATCGCCACCGCCTCCTGGGCCGAGGTCAGCGTGCAGTGCAGGGTCTGCGGGCGGTGCGAGCGGTCCGCCGTCGCATCACGCTGGCGCCACTTGCGCACCGTGGGCGGCGTCAGGCCGTAGCGGCGCGCCAGTTCGGCATCGCTCAGGGCCTGATCGGCAGCACGCAGCTCGGCGCGTATGCGCGGCGTGGTGCGGGCCAATGGATGTAGCGTCAGCGGCATGCGATGGCTCCAAGCACGTGGTAAAGATGACTCATCGCATCACGCGCAGCGCTCAGACGCCAGACACGCTGCAAGATAGAATCACACGGAGCCTGACAATTACGTCATCCAGCCTGCGCACCTGTGGAACAGCATCGCCAACCTGGCGCGCACCCAGAAACCGGAGCTGCTGAACACGCTGCAGGCGGGCTTCAAATACATCGAGACGGAATCGTTCGAGAGCACCTTTCAGGGCCTGTTCTCCGAGATCGACCTCGGTTCGCCCAAGCTGGGCAAGACCTACGCCGACCGCAATGCCAAGCTGTGCAGCATCATCCAGAAGATCGCCGAAGGGCTGGCGGAATTTTCCACCGACATCGACGCGCTGGGTGATGCCTACGAATACCTGATCGGCCAGTTCGCAGCGGGCTCGGGCAAGAAGGCGGGCGAGTTCTACACCCCGCAGCAGATTTCCAGCATTCTTTCGGGCATCGTCACGCTGGACAGCCAGGAGCCGAAAACCGGCACGAAAAAAAGGCTCGACAGCGTGCTGGATTTCGCCTGCGGCTCCGGCTCGCTGCTGCTCAATGTGCGCAAGAAGATGGCCCAGGCGGGCGGCGCCATCGGCAAAATCTACGGCCAGGAAAAGAACATCACCACCTACAACCTCGCGCGCATGAACATGCTGCTGCACGGGGTGAAGGACACCGAGTTCGAGATCTTCCACGGCGACACTCTGCTCAACGAGTGGGACATGCTGCGCGAGCAGAACCCGGCCAGGAAGCCGAGCTTCGATGCCATCGTCGCCAACCCGCCCTTCAGCTACCGCTGGGAGCCCACCGACGCGCTGGCCGATGACGTGCGTTTCAAGAGCCACGGCCTCGCGCCCAAGTCCGCCGCCGACCTCGCCTTTTTGCTGCACGGCTTCCACTTCCTCAAGGACGAAGGGGTGATGGCGATCATCCTGCCGCACGGCGTGCTGTTCCGGGGCGGCGCGGAGGAACGCATCCGCACCAAGCTGCTCAAGGACGGCCAC contains the following coding sequences:
- a CDS encoding IS481 family transposase, whose product is MPLTLHPLARTTPRIRAELRAADQALSDAELARRYGLTPPTVRKWRQRDATADRSHRPQTLHCTLTSAQEAVAMEIRRTLWLPLDDLLVVVREFLNPAVSRSGLMRCLTRHGLNRRPVEDKDAPIVRKTFKDYAPGFVHMDIKYLPQMADESARRYLFVAIDRATRWVFLRIYADQSEASSSDFLRRLYATAPMKIVKLLTDNGSQFTDRFTAKSKKPTGEHAFDRECALLGIEHRLTKPRHPQTNGMVERFNGRISDILATTHFRSREDLQTTLERYAKLYNDHLPQRALGHRTPRQAMDLWRKNHPEIFVRQLKNQTGLDT
- a CDS encoding type I restriction-modification system subunit M translates to MARTQKPELLNTLQAGFKYIETESFESTFQGLFSEIDLGSPKLGKTYADRNAKLCSIIQKIAEGLAEFSTDIDALGDAYEYLIGQFAAGSGKKAGEFYTPQQISSILSGIVTLDSQEPKTGTKKRLDSVLDFACGSGSLLLNVRKKMAQAGGAIGKIYGQEKNITTYNLARMNMLLHGVKDTEFEIFHGDTLLNEWDMLREQNPARKPSFDAIVANPPFSYRWEPTDALADDVRFKSHGLAPKSAADLAFLLHGFHFLKDEGVMAIILPHGVLFRGGAEERIRTKLLKDGHIDTVIGLPANLFYSTGIPVCILVLKKCKKPDDVLFINAAEHFVKGKRQNQLSKEHIDRIVDTYQFRKEEPRYARRVDMAEIEKNDFNLNISRYISTALGEEEIDLAATHASLVDIEQAIRQATAQHNAFLKELGLPLLPSAD
- a CDS encoding virulence RhuM family protein; its protein translation is MTDGNASQFVIYQSEDGRTKLDVRFVDETVWLTQQQLAELFQTSRTNVVEHIQHIYEEGELEADATCREFRQVRTEGTREVARNLVFYNLDMTLSVGYRVKSAVATRFRIWATQQLREYIVKGFVLDDERLKNPDQPFDYFEELTRRIQDIRTSERRFYQKITDIYATSVDYDPTQAESISFFQTVQNKMHWAITGQTAAEIIHTRADKNQPNMGLTSWRGGKVRKADVCIAKNYLNADELAALNNLVEQYLVFAEGQAMRRVPMTMNDWIAKLHGFLTINDRDILNHAGKISHEVAKAFAESEYENFNKDQIAKADQLESDFDQAMKRLPKPKPAKQKT
- a CDS encoding restriction endonuclease subunit S, which encodes MSSKNKTTATKEEAKPALVPKLRFPEFRGAEAWKPVTLQQASTPVTERVGERKLTPVSISAGIGFVPQAEKFGRDISGNQYQLYTLVSDGDFVYNKGNSLKFPQGCVYQLQGWGQVAAPNVFICFRLKGGYSNVFFQNCFEQNMHGKQLKKHITSGARSNGLLNISKENFFGVEIPTPSPAEQQKIAECLSSVDELMAAQARKVDALKTHKKGLMQQLFPRVAGASSAKASEPREQDAPATIETQPRLRFPEFQNAGEWDKTTIGDLKPFVTSGSRGWAPFYAEQGELFVRITNLWRDSIYLDLAGSKFVQLPPGANEGVRTQLREHDVLISITADIGIIGYVDESVPSPAYINQHIALVRFDSGQLFGKYVAYFLASEKSQRLFRASTDTGTKAGMSLIGIQKIELMFPGLPEQQRIASCLSSLDALITAETQKLEALKTHKKGLMQQLFPSPEAVEA
- a CDS encoding type I restriction-modification system subunit M N-terminal domain-containing protein yields the protein MTEQNQKQLGNTLWGIADQLRGAMDADDFRDYMLSFLFLRYLSDNYETAAKKELGRDYPDVGGDPRKVPLALWYENNVDDIPDFEKQMRRKVHYVSRPVWFFNCLTKISG